The Pyrococcus kukulkanii genome contains a region encoding:
- a CDS encoding carbamoyltransferase family protein, translating into MIIVGVHDGHDAGAVLFKDDEVYAVNEERLNRIKKYRGFPRLSLKAVIEMAQVDPGDVDVIAVAGLFRRQKRLLELEAELSKVFGKEFKRKTIFVEHHLAHAASAYYSSGLKESLVLTIDAAGDGLSSTINIGRDGELIRIAQSTYIDSLGDFYASITELLGFKPMRHEGKVMSLAAYGKPTYELGSIIELNGLSFENHLKVIGVEATRKLAEFFSFPLERAKEVSSNLKRGIMDGELEKKAIEIAASAQAHLEKLTEELGLRLKDYGLPVSYAGGVAQNVKANAVLRRIFGDIWVFPAMDDAGLAFGAAAFVKAQLERLYGKWKPFKLEHVYLGPSYSEGFIEEILKKLGLEYEEVDPSFIADALVEGKIVGLFQGRMEYGPRALGNRSILADPRNPEVKNKLNLALRRDVFQPFAPSILEEDFPRYIDDLTGEPNRFMTMSYIASEEFREVAPAVVHVDGTTRPQSVTAEISTTYYRIIREFKKRSGVGAILNTSFNMHGEPIVCSPYDAIKTFREAKLDVLILEKFAIYRY; encoded by the coding sequence ATGATTATAGTTGGAGTCCATGACGGGCACGATGCAGGGGCCGTCTTATTTAAAGACGATGAGGTATATGCGGTTAATGAGGAGAGGCTAAACAGGATAAAGAAGTATAGGGGTTTTCCCAGATTAAGCCTAAAAGCCGTTATTGAAATGGCTCAAGTTGATCCTGGAGATGTTGATGTAATAGCGGTGGCGGGACTTTTTAGGAGGCAGAAGAGATTACTGGAACTTGAGGCCGAGCTTAGTAAGGTTTTTGGGAAGGAATTTAAGAGGAAAACCATATTCGTTGAGCATCATTTGGCCCACGCTGCCTCTGCGTATTACTCCTCGGGCCTTAAAGAGTCGCTTGTACTAACGATAGATGCCGCTGGTGACGGCTTAAGCTCAACGATAAACATCGGTAGGGATGGGGAGCTCATTAGGATAGCACAATCAACGTACATAGACTCCTTGGGCGATTTCTACGCTTCCATAACTGAGCTCCTCGGGTTTAAACCTATGAGGCACGAAGGAAAAGTTATGAGTTTGGCCGCTTATGGAAAGCCAACTTACGAGCTAGGCTCAATAATAGAGCTCAACGGTCTCAGCTTCGAGAACCACTTAAAGGTTATTGGGGTTGAAGCTACAAGGAAATTAGCCGAATTCTTCTCCTTTCCACTCGAGAGGGCTAAGGAAGTCTCCTCCAATTTGAAAAGGGGAATAATGGACGGTGAGCTTGAGAAAAAGGCTATAGAGATAGCAGCAAGCGCTCAGGCTCACCTTGAAAAGCTCACTGAGGAGCTCGGCCTTAGACTGAAAGATTATGGATTACCAGTTAGCTACGCTGGTGGAGTTGCCCAGAACGTCAAGGCCAACGCAGTTTTGAGGAGGATATTCGGGGATATATGGGTCTTTCCGGCGATGGACGATGCTGGATTGGCCTTTGGAGCTGCAGCCTTTGTAAAAGCCCAGCTAGAGAGGCTGTATGGCAAATGGAAACCCTTTAAGCTGGAACATGTTTATCTTGGCCCTTCCTATTCTGAGGGATTCATTGAGGAGATCCTGAAGAAGCTCGGCCTTGAGTACGAGGAAGTCGATCCTTCATTTATTGCTGACGCCCTCGTTGAAGGTAAAATCGTGGGCCTGTTTCAGGGGAGGATGGAGTATGGGCCAAGAGCCCTTGGAAATAGATCAATTTTAGCCGACCCCAGGAATCCAGAGGTGAAGAATAAGCTAAACCTCGCGCTAAGGAGGGATGTCTTCCAGCCTTTTGCACCATCGATACTCGAGGAGGACTTTCCTAGGTATATTGACGATCTGACAGGTGAGCCTAACAGGTTCATGACCATGAGCTACATAGCAAGCGAGGAGTTTAGGGAGGTTGCTCCGGCCGTAGTTCACGTCGACGGAACGACTAGGCCTCAGAGCGTTACAGCTGAAATATCCACAACGTACTACAGAATAATTCGAGAATTCAAGAAGAGGTCTGGAGTCGGCGCAATCCTTAATACTTCATTTAACATGCATGGCGAACCGATTGTATGCTCTCCTTATGATGCTATTAAAACATTCCGTGAAGCCAAACTAGACGTTCTAATTTTGGAAAAGTTCGCCATATACAGGTATTAA
- a CDS encoding adenylate kinase family protein, with product MIISITGTPGVGKTTVAKLLAEELGYEYVNLRDFAVEKDIGVEKDGELEVEVDELAYYVERDLKGKDVILDGHLSHLMPADIVIVLRAHPKIIGERLKERGYSEEKVKENVEAELVDVILVEAIEEHENVIEVDTTGKTPEEVVEEIVELLKKGTKRRVGIVDWSEVYDEITPYLRLGIR from the coding sequence ATGATAATATCGATAACTGGGACACCTGGAGTTGGGAAGACCACCGTGGCAAAATTATTAGCCGAGGAACTTGGGTATGAATATGTGAACTTAAGGGATTTTGCCGTGGAGAAGGATATTGGAGTAGAAAAAGATGGAGAGCTTGAAGTCGAGGTTGACGAGCTTGCATATTACGTTGAGAGGGATCTAAAAGGGAAAGATGTAATCTTGGATGGACATCTGAGTCACTTAATGCCTGCTGATATAGTTATTGTACTTAGGGCTCACCCAAAGATAATAGGGGAGAGGTTGAAAGAGAGGGGATACTCGGAAGAAAAGGTGAAAGAAAACGTGGAGGCTGAGCTGGTTGACGTAATCCTTGTGGAAGCCATAGAGGAGCACGAAAATGTAATTGAAGTTGATACAACTGGGAAAACCCCAGAAGAAGTTGTAGAAGAGATAGTAGAACTCCTCAAAAAAGGAACAAAAAGAAGAGTCGGCATAGTCGATTGGAGTGAAGTCTATGATGAGATAACTCCATATTTAAGATTGGGGATAAGGTAG
- the htpX gene encoding zinc metalloprotease HtpX: MGLGLWVRTGVLMAFLTALLVGIGYLVGGRGGMIIAFTLALFMNFISYWYSDSIVLSWYNARIVSEEEAPELHRIVEKLAMQAGIPKPRVAIVPTMTPNAFATGRDPKHAVVAVTEGLLHILNRDELEGVIAHEISHIKNRDTLIQTIAAVMAGAIMILVDFARWSLWFGAYDEDRDSGNIVGLILAILLAPIAAMLIQLAISRSREYLADETGARISGKPHALASALLKIEQAIRYRPMREGNPATAHMFIVNPFRGIDFAELFSTHPPTEKRIERLRKIAMEMGIIF; the protein is encoded by the coding sequence ATGGGCCTAGGGTTGTGGGTGAGAACTGGAGTGCTAATGGCATTCCTGACCGCGTTATTAGTTGGAATTGGTTATCTCGTTGGTGGTCGAGGGGGAATGATAATAGCCTTCACCCTCGCACTCTTCATGAACTTCATAAGCTACTGGTACAGCGATTCAATAGTTCTCAGCTGGTATAACGCTAGAATAGTGAGCGAGGAGGAAGCTCCAGAGCTACACAGAATAGTTGAAAAGCTTGCAATGCAGGCTGGAATTCCAAAGCCCAGGGTTGCGATAGTTCCAACGATGACGCCAAATGCCTTCGCAACGGGGAGGGATCCAAAGCATGCCGTAGTTGCTGTGACTGAAGGTCTACTGCATATACTAAACAGGGATGAGCTTGAGGGAGTTATAGCCCACGAGATAAGCCACATAAAGAACAGAGACACCTTAATCCAGACAATAGCTGCCGTGATGGCTGGAGCGATAATGATCCTAGTCGACTTTGCAAGGTGGTCCCTCTGGTTTGGGGCTTATGACGAGGACAGGGATTCGGGAAACATAGTAGGGCTAATCTTAGCAATACTCTTAGCCCCAATAGCGGCAATGCTCATCCAGCTGGCAATAAGCAGGTCAAGGGAGTATTTGGCAGATGAGACTGGGGCAAGGATAAGTGGAAAACCCCACGCTCTAGCAAGTGCCCTGCTTAAAATCGAGCAGGCAATCCGCTACAGGCCGATGAGGGAAGGCAACCCCGCAACCGCACACATGTTCATAGTGAACCCCTTCAGAGGGATTGACTTCGCAGAGCTATTCTCAACTCACCCACCTACAGAAAAGAGGATAGAGAGGCTTAGGAAGATAGCAATGGAGATGGGTATAATATTCTGA
- the crcB gene encoding fluoride efflux transporter CrcB, whose translation MNAKIILAVTLGGGLGALARFLISGILPVYRDFPVGTLAVNALASFFLGYLYGLLFWGFDVSREVRVFLGTGFCGGLSTFSTFSYETFSLMREGEYFLALLNVLANVIITVALVFMRFMLARR comes from the coding sequence ATGAACGCTAAAATAATCCTAGCTGTAACCCTGGGGGGAGGATTGGGAGCTCTGGCTAGGTTCTTAATCTCCGGAATTCTTCCCGTGTACAGGGATTTTCCCGTTGGAACTTTAGCTGTTAACGCTCTGGCAAGCTTCTTCTTAGGATACCTTTACGGCCTGCTGTTCTGGGGCTTTGACGTCTCACGCGAAGTTAGGGTCTTCCTGGGGACGGGCTTCTGTGGTGGGTTAAGCACGTTCTCAACTTTCTCTTACGAGACGTTCTCGCTCATGAGAGAGGGTGAATACTTCCTCGCCTTGCTCAATGTCTTGGCAAACGTTATAATCACGGTAGCGTTAGTATTTATGAGATTCATGCTCGCAAGAAGGTGA
- a CDS encoding DUF190 domain-containing protein: MVEVEHWNTLRLRIYIGEKEKFRQVIVEKLREMGMAGATVYRGIYGFGKKSRVHSSDIIRLSTDLPIIIEVVDRGHKIEEAVKAIKPMIKDGMITVEPTIVLWVGTKEEVRKFEDDAVREG, from the coding sequence ATGGTTGAAGTAGAGCACTGGAACACTTTAAGGCTTAGGATATACATCGGCGAGAAGGAGAAGTTTAGGCAGGTCATAGTGGAAAAGTTGAGGGAGATGGGCATGGCCGGGGCTACAGTGTACAGGGGCATCTATGGATTTGGAAAGAAGAGCCGAGTTCATTCTAGCGACATAATAAGGCTTTCTACTGACCTGCCGATAATTATAGAGGTCGTTGACAGGGGGCATAAGATAGAGGAGGCAGTGAAAGCTATAAAACCAATGATAAAGGACGGAATGATAACGGTGGAGCCAACAATAGTCCTATGGGTTGGAACGAAGGAGGAAGTAAGAAAGTTCGAAGACGATGCTGTTAGAGAGGGTTAA
- a CDS encoding DEAD/DEAH box helicase family protein, translating into MIIYGEAFEFGIVAGLADKAYLLPRDVPFREFLEARRIYGKKARKRALEVKKAYSKIVKGNSAEIAFKFLEWYTSRKESIRSKKIEISNVDAENIVTYLELGRRMGDLIKEKFEEIILEPGIPYYGKFRYPDFIGMNNGKIAAVGDFKVYHRFLGKTVWDATWAIEFESYTLDELLARARPLTARSYKDFFNVLSKYAKLLFYARILEVYPIDVLVIFPQVYSKIRVNSKEHLETLQEKIRELALVLLPRNLGKSRGRIARSLDRGDSYIKISDGKIYLGESEIGVEEEFRALSGRAPILFLPKFRGGWRRKKHREDIRKIFKKHDFIVDASDQGVGKTTTAIGLVHGMRTLVIAPRKKLLEQIMLMFGEYIDLTSEGNVRLEKEKTFYDVLEAPSNRTWQAHKKVMAAVRDRDTELIPVTSDAFKYLREGSWKEILKSVDAVIIEELTNSGSSAIERLLGFLRYYSRHPNGVKVMVLDGSLTSPKLHLQAILDHLRGRKYTPSQVSLHEVEDPVVAEFSINKVSGAYYRIHLDFPLKFSILPLPLSSQIPNWALLISKAEDVIENFKAQLNEGDVMFYVDNRIYVEDLANFLAEKGFPVSIVHAEKRETIRGNVVGTSSIAFGVDLKDKGTLVVISPYRDYSFEDHAHNVEVFRQIIKRIRGDPEGKEYKNVVFVPLSSPGKESIMYFQTKAFINRVLTNRKFHVILPMSSGSFYHVWKSRAPGRRRELTLEDFLREYYPSLKRILASAGFIVRPNFKLKLSFDREWDLPIHLRVYRLLSGYSRRFWVEVMPMPSADVRVLRERLKEKNPGARFLKSRLEKLPEDPKEVAKILSGLLTPKEIEVGYSSILMVPYSWGDKVGRIPQVTSPLKRVFVGDWEYFEMPVKVVNESGDEAVGIYASHPAFSRVDTVPIVERLKEVLSAEIVRENVLFLPNVWKAY; encoded by the coding sequence ATGATTATCTACGGCGAGGCTTTTGAGTTTGGAATTGTCGCTGGTCTCGCGGATAAAGCATATCTCCTCCCCAGGGATGTACCTTTTCGGGAGTTCCTTGAGGCTAGGAGGATTTATGGAAAGAAGGCAAGAAAAAGAGCTCTTGAAGTAAAGAAAGCATATTCAAAGATAGTCAAGGGAAACAGCGCTGAGATTGCCTTTAAGTTTTTAGAATGGTATACCTCTAGGAAGGAAAGCATCAGATCTAAGAAAATTGAAATAAGTAATGTTGATGCGGAAAATATAGTTACGTACCTTGAGCTTGGGCGCAGGATGGGAGACCTCATAAAGGAAAAGTTTGAGGAGATAATACTTGAGCCCGGAATACCGTACTATGGAAAATTTAGATATCCAGACTTCATCGGCATGAATAATGGAAAGATCGCAGCTGTTGGTGATTTTAAGGTTTATCACAGGTTTTTGGGGAAAACAGTATGGGACGCAACCTGGGCTATAGAGTTTGAGAGCTACACTTTGGATGAACTGCTGGCAAGGGCCAGGCCTCTAACGGCGCGCTCTTATAAAGACTTTTTCAATGTCCTCTCGAAGTATGCCAAGCTCCTGTTTTATGCTAGGATTCTTGAAGTTTATCCTATAGACGTGCTAGTTATTTTCCCTCAGGTGTACTCCAAGATTCGCGTGAATTCTAAGGAGCACCTCGAAACTCTTCAGGAAAAGATTAGGGAGTTAGCACTTGTACTTCTCCCCAGGAACCTCGGCAAGAGCAGGGGTAGGATAGCGAGAAGCTTGGATAGGGGAGACTCCTACATTAAGATCTCCGACGGGAAGATATACCTTGGGGAGAGTGAGATAGGAGTTGAAGAAGAGTTCAGGGCCCTGTCAGGTCGTGCCCCAATTCTCTTCCTGCCGAAATTTAGGGGTGGATGGAGAAGGAAAAAGCATAGGGAGGATATAAGGAAGATCTTCAAAAAACATGATTTCATAGTTGATGCATCCGATCAGGGCGTTGGCAAAACGACAACAGCCATTGGACTGGTTCACGGTATGAGAACCCTTGTGATAGCCCCCAGGAAAAAATTGCTTGAGCAGATAATGTTGATGTTTGGAGAATACATTGATTTAACTTCCGAGGGGAATGTGAGACTTGAAAAAGAGAAAACGTTTTACGACGTGCTAGAGGCTCCGTCAAATAGGACTTGGCAGGCTCATAAGAAAGTTATGGCAGCGGTTCGAGATCGTGACACGGAATTAATTCCAGTCACCTCTGATGCTTTCAAATATTTAAGGGAAGGAAGCTGGAAAGAGATACTGAAAAGTGTTGATGCCGTGATAATTGAAGAGCTAACGAACTCCGGTTCTTCGGCAATTGAAAGGTTACTCGGGTTTCTCAGGTACTACTCCCGGCATCCTAATGGAGTTAAGGTCATGGTCCTCGATGGTTCCCTAACCTCTCCCAAGCTTCACCTTCAGGCAATTTTGGATCACCTTAGGGGAAGGAAGTATACACCCTCCCAAGTGTCGCTCCATGAAGTTGAAGATCCTGTGGTGGCAGAATTCAGCATAAATAAAGTAAGCGGAGCGTACTATCGTATTCATCTTGACTTCCCTCTGAAGTTCAGCATACTGCCCCTTCCCCTCAGCTCCCAGATTCCTAATTGGGCCCTCTTAATTTCAAAGGCTGAAGACGTTATCGAAAACTTCAAGGCTCAGCTTAATGAGGGAGATGTAATGTTCTACGTTGACAACAGGATATACGTCGAGGATCTGGCGAATTTTCTGGCCGAAAAGGGCTTTCCAGTTTCTATTGTACATGCCGAGAAAAGGGAAACAATTAGGGGTAACGTTGTTGGCACCTCTAGTATAGCCTTTGGCGTCGATCTAAAAGACAAGGGAACTCTTGTTGTAATATCCCCCTACAGGGACTACAGCTTTGAGGATCACGCCCATAATGTCGAAGTCTTTAGGCAGATAATCAAGAGAATACGTGGAGATCCTGAGGGCAAAGAGTATAAGAACGTAGTCTTCGTTCCCCTTTCTTCCCCTGGGAAAGAGAGCATAATGTATTTTCAAACAAAGGCGTTCATAAACAGAGTTCTCACTAACAGGAAGTTCCATGTGATACTTCCAATGTCTTCTGGCTCTTTTTATCACGTGTGGAAGTCCAGAGCACCTGGGAGGAGGAGAGAGCTTACTCTGGAAGACTTTCTCCGCGAGTATTATCCAAGCTTAAAGAGAATACTCGCTTCTGCGGGCTTTATAGTTCGGCCAAACTTCAAGCTGAAGCTCAGCTTTGATAGGGAATGGGATCTACCAATCCATCTTAGGGTTTATAGGCTTCTGAGCGGTTACTCGAGAAGGTTCTGGGTGGAAGTGATGCCAATGCCTTCAGCTGATGTCCGAGTACTTAGGGAGAGGTTAAAGGAGAAAAATCCTGGGGCGCGCTTCCTGAAAAGCAGGCTTGAAAAATTACCAGAGGATCCAAAAGAGGTTGCAAAGATTTTGAGTGGTCTGCTGACGCCCAAAGAGATCGAAGTTGGATACTCCTCCATCCTCATGGTTCCGTATTCTTGGGGCGATAAAGTTGGCAGGATTCCCCAAGTAACTTCTCCCCTTAAGAGAGTATTCGTTGGAGACTGGGAGTACTTTGAAATGCCTGTTAAAGTAGTCAATGAGTCTGGAGATGAAGCCGTTGGAATTTATGCATCCCATCCAGCATTCTCTCGAGTAGATACCGTACCAATAGTTGAAAGACTGAAAGAGGTACTAAGTGCTGAGATAGTCAGAGAAAACGTCCTATTCCTCCCAAACGTTTGGAAGGCCTATTAA